The window GGGACATCCGGGCGATCGTGGTGGGCGGGCGCGTGGTGGCCGCCATGCGCCGGCGCGCGCAGGGGCAGGAGTTTCGCAGCAACATCCACCGCGGCGGCAAGGCGGAGCCGGTGGCGCTCGACGACATCTACGAGCGCACCGCGGTCAAGGCCGCGCGCATCCTGGGCCTGCGCGTGGCTGGCGTGGACATCCTCGAGGGGGCGGACGGCCCCCAGGTCCTGGAGGTGAACTCCTCGCCGGGGCTCGAGGGCATCGAGACCGCCACGGGCGTGGACGTGGCCGGCGCCATCGTGGAGCACCTCGAAGAGCAGGCGCACCTGCCCGAGGTGGACCTGCGCCAGCAGCTCTCGCTGGGCCAGGGCTACTCGGTGGCCGAGCTGCCGGTGACGGAGGCGTCGATCCTCGCCTGGAAGACCCTGCGCGAGCTGCACCTCTCGGACATGGAGGTGCTGGTGCTGTCCATCCGCCGCGGCGGGCTGCTGCTGCCCGCCCCGCGCGGCGCCACCACGATCCTGCCCGGCGACATGCTGACCTGCTACGGCAAGCGCAGCGCCCTCAAGGAGCTGATCCCCTTCGCGCCGCCGAAGAAGCGCGGGCGCGGAAAGGGGAAGGCATGAAGGGACGCCCGGCGTTCTCCCTGGGCGGCGAGCACGTCGCCGCCGGCAAGGCCAAGCTCTGCGAGCTCCCCGTGGCGCGCATCCCCACCGACCCGCTGACCTGGCTCCGACTGCGCGCGAAGGTGCTGCACGGCCGGCGGCCGGGCCGCGTGGTCTGGATCAGCGCCGCCGTCCACGGCGACGAGCTCGGCGGCGTGGAGATCATCCGCCGCGTGCTGCGGGAGCTCGATCCGCGCCTGCTCGCCGGCACCCTGATCGCCGTGCCCTTCGTGAACGTCTTCGGCGCCATGGGCGGCTCGCGCTACCTGCCCGACCGGCGCGACCTGAACCGCAGCTTTCCCGGCTCTCCCAAGGGGTCGCTGGCCGCGCGGCTGGCGAACATCTTCCTCACCGACATCGTGGAGCGCTGCGACTTCGGGATCGATCTGCACACGGGCTCGGACGGCCGGACCAACCTGCCGCAGATCCGCGCCGACCTGGACGACCCCGAGACCCGCCGCTGCGCCGAGGCCTTCGCGGCCCCGGTCATGATGAACGGCAAGCCGCCGGCGGGCTCGCTGCGCGCCACCACGAACCGCCAGGGCATCCACAGCCTGCTCTACGAGGCGGGCGAGGCCCTGCGCTTCGACGAAGACGCCATCGAGATGGGCGTCGCGGGCGTGCTGCGCACCCTGTCCGCGCTGGAGATGACCCCCGAGGCCGCGCCGCCCGCCGCCGAACGGCCCAGCCTCGAGGTCGCCGCCGCCACCTGGCTGCGCGCGCGGCGCAGCGGGCTGTTCAGGGCCCGCACCACGCTGGGGGCCCGCGTGGCCAAGGGCGACCTCGTCGGCAAGATCAACGACCCCTTCGGCGTGGCCAGCAACCCCGTGCGCGCGCGCGAGGACGGCGTGGTCATCGGCCTCAACCTGAACCCGCTGGTGGGCCAGGGGGACGCGCTCGTCCACCTGGGCCTGCTGACCGGAGCGTGATCGTGCGCCGTACGCTGCTCCTGCTGCTGGCCCTGCTGCCGGCCGTCGCCGCCGCCCAGGACGCGCCGCCTCCCCTGCGGACGGTGGACCACGTGGACCTGGACCGCTACCTCGGCCGCTGGTACGAGGTCGCGCACATCCCCAATCGCTTCCAGAAGCAGTGCGCCTGCTGCAGCAGCGCCGAGTACGCGCTGCAGGAGGACGGCCGGCTGCGCGTGGTGAATCGCTGCGTCAAGGAAGACGGCGAGCTCGACGAAGCCGGGGGCGTGGCGGAGATCGTGGACCGCGAGAGCAACGCGAAGCTGCGGGTGAGCTTCGTCAGCTTCCTGGGCTGGCGGCCGTTCTGGGGCGACTACTGGATCATCGGCCTCGATCCGGACTACCGCTGGGCCGTGGTCGGCACGCCCGACCGCAAGTACGGCTGGGTGCTGTCGTGGACCCCGGCGCTGGAGGCAGCGGATCGGGAGCGCGTCGAGGCCGTCCTGCGCGACGGCGGCTACGCGCTCGAGGCCTTCGTGACGGACCGGCAGGAAGCGTCGCCCTGATCGCGCTGTGATCTTTCGCCGCCCGCAGGCGTCTCACTCCGCAGCCGACGGAAAGGAGACGCCATGCGTCTGCCCCCCCTCACGCTCCTGCTCTGCCTCGCCGCGGTGTGCGCGGGCTGCGGCTCCAGCTCCGACCCCGCCAAGCCCGGCGACGCCGGCGACCCCGTGGTCACGGCCCTCTACCCGGCCGGCGCCGGCCCCGGCGAGGCGGTGCGCATCGAGGGCAGCGGCTTCGGCGACACCCGCGCCCAGCCCCAGGGCCAGGTCAGCGTGGGCGGGGTGGAGGCGGTGATCGAGGACTGGAGCGATACGCGGATCGACTTCGTCATGCCGGACGGGATCGTCGGCAACTGGGTCCCCGTGCAGCTCACGATCGGCGGCGAGTCCACGGACGCGGGCAGCATGGGCGCCTGGGAGCCCGGCGTGATCCAGCTGACGAACTACGTGGGCGGCACCGGCGCGGGCGAAGCCACCTGGTCGCCGGACGGCGAGTGGATCTACTACACCCGGCGCATGGGCGCCGGCGAGAGCCCGCCGAATCAATACGACATCTGGCGCGTGCCTTCGCGGGGCGGAGCGCCGGTCCGGGTGACGAACACCAGCTACAACGAGAACTGGCCGGACATCTGGAGCAACACCGGGCAGATCGCCTTCGGCCGCGACGGCACCGAGAACGGCAACCTGGACGGCGACTACGACATCTGGGTCGCGGGCTTCGGCCTGGTGGAGGCCGTGGATCCGAACTTCGCCACGCAGGGCGTCCTCGATCGCACGCCGGCCTGGTCGCGTGACGTGGACCTCGGCGTCAACATCGCCTGGAGCTCCGAGGACGAGCTCGGCCGCCCCATCATCCGCCTGGGAGGCTCGGTTCCGATCTCGATCTTCGGCGCGGGATTCAATCCCCGCTTCGATCCCCTCGACGGCCGGCACATCGTCTACGGGAGCTACAACGGCCAGGTCCCCTACCTCTACGTCGGCGACATCCTGGACGGGAGCTACACCCTGCTGAACACCCCCGAGACCTTTCGCGGGACCGGGGACTGGGGTGTGAACGGGAAGATCGTCTACGTGTCGGGCGACGGCCTCGGCGACCTCTGGACCATCGACCCCGACGGCACGAACGCGAGTCTGCTCTACGGCTCACCTAGCTCGGAGGGCGGCCCGCGCTGGTCGCCCACGGCCGACCGGGTTGTCTTCGGGTCGCACCGCTTCGGCAACTTCGACCTCTACGTCTACACGCTGCCGCCGGAATAGGAGAGGCCCGGGCGTCGCCGCCCGGGCCCCGCTGCACTCAGGCGAGATCGAAGCGGTCCGCGTTCATCACCTTGGTCCAGGCCGCCACGAAGTCCTTCACGAAGAGCTTCTCGCCGTCCCTGGCGCCGTAGACCTCCGACACGGCGCGGAGCTGCGAGTTGGAGCCGAAGACCAGGTCCACGCGGGTGCCCGACCACTTGACCTTGCCGGTGGCGCGGTCGCGTCCCTCGTAGACGTGCTCGCCCGCCGGCTTCCACTCGGTGTCCAGGTCGAGGACGCCGCGGAAGAAGTCGTTGGTGAGCGTGCCCGGGCTGTCCGTGAACACGCCGTGACGGGTCTCGCCGTGGTTCGCGCCCAGGACGCGCAGGCCGCCGACCAGGGCCGTCATCTCCGGCGCGCTGAGGCCGAGCAGCTGCGCGCGATCCACGAGCAGCGCCTCGGGCGTTCCCGCGTGGCGATTCGGACCGAGGTAGTTGCGGAAGCCGTCCGCCGTGGGCTCGAGCGGCGCGAAGGACTCGGCGTCGGTCAGCTTCTGCGTCGTGTCGGTGCGACCCGGCGCGAAGGGGACCTCCACCTTGTGACCCGCGTCGGCGGCGGCCTTCTCGATGGCCGCTCCGCCGCCCAGCACGATCAGATCCGCCAGCGAGACCTGCTTGCCGCCCTTCTGCGCGCCGTTGAAGTCCTTGCGGATCTTCTCCAGCGCCTTGATCACCTTGGCGGTCCGGGCCGGCTCGTTCGCTGCCCAGTCCTTCTGCGGCGCGAGACGGATGCGCGCGCCGTTGGCGCCGCCCCGCTTGTCGCTGTTGCGGAAGGTGGACGCGGACGCCCAGGCCGTCGCCACCAGCTGCCCCACGCTCAGCCCCGAGGCGAGGATCTGCTTCTTGAGCGCGGCGATATCGCGCGCGCTGACCGGCTTGTAGTCGGCCTTGGGGACGGGGTCCTGCCAGATCAGCTCCTCGGACGGCACCTCGGGACCGAGGTAGCGCGCGATGGGCCCCATGTCGCGGTGCGTCAGCTTGTACCAGGCCTTCGCGAAGGCCTGCTCGAACTCCTTGGGGTGCTCCATGAAGTGCCGCGCGATGGGCGCATAGATGGGATCCATCCGCAGCGCCATGTCCGCGGTGGTCATCATGAGCGGGCGCCGCTGCGACGCATCGTGCGCCGCCGGCGCCTTGCGCGCCATGGAGGCCGCCGTGGGCGTCCACTGCTGCGCGCCCGACGGGCTCCTCACCAGCTCCCACTCGTACTCGAAGAGGTTCTTCAGGTACTCGTGGTCCCAGCGCGCGGGGTCGCTCGTCCACGAGCCCTCGAGGCCGCTGCCCGTGGTGTCGTCGCCCTTGCCGCTGCCGTGGCGGTTGTGCCAGCCGAGGCCCATCTGCTGGATCGGCGCGGCTTCCGGCTCCGGCCCCACCAGGGCGACGTCCCCCGCGCCATGGCTCTTGCCGAAGGTGTGGCCGCCGGCGGTGAGCGCCACCGTCTCGTAGTCGTTCATCGCCATGCGCGCGAAGGTCTCGCGGATGTCCCGCCCCGACGCCACGGGGTCCGGGTTGCCGTTCGGCCCCTCGGGGTTCACGTAGATGAGGCCCATCTGGACGGCGGCGAGCGGGTTGTCCAGCTCGCGCTCGCCCTTGTAGCGCTCGTCGCCGAGCCAGGTGGTCTCGGGGCCCCAGTAGATGTCCTCCTCGGGCTCCCAGACGTCCTCGCGACCGCCGCCGAAGCCGAAGGTCTTGAGGCCCATGGACTCGATCGCCACGTTGCCGGCCAGGATCATCAGGTCGGCCCAGGAGATCTTCTTGCCGTACTTCTGCTTGATGGGCTGGAGCAGGCGGCGGGCCTTGTCGAGGTTGACGTTGTCGGGCCAGCTGTTCAGCGGCGCGAAGCGCTGCGTGCCGCTGGAGGCGCCGCCGCGGCCGTCGGCGATGCGGTAGGTGCCCGCGCTGTGCCAGGCCATGCGGATGAAGAGGCCGCCGTAGTGGCCGTAGTCGGCGGGCCACCAGTCCTGCGAGTCCGTCATCAGCGTCTCGAGGTCCTTCTTGAGCGCCGCGTAGTTGAGCGACTTGAAGGCCTTGGCGTAGTTGAAGCGCGCGCCGAGCGGGTTCATCGCCGGCGGGTTCTGGTGGAGGATCTTCAGGTTCAACTGGTCGGGCCACCAGGCCTGATTCGACCTGGCCCCGACGGTCGCGTTGGCGCCCGTCACCGGGCACCCGCCTGCTCGGTCTGCGTTGTGATCCGTCATGACAACTCCTGCTCCTGAGTGAAAGGTCCCGTGTGAGTGCTGGGCGCTACTCCTGACACGACGGACAGCGCCCCCAGTAGACGACCTCGGCCTCGTCGATCGCGTAGCCGTGATCGTCCTTCGCGGTCAGGCACGGCGCCGCTCCGACCGCGCAGTCCACGTCCACCATCGCGCCGCAGCTGCGGCAGATGAGGTGGTGGTGGTTGTCGTTCACGCGGTCTTCGAAGCGCGCCGCCGAGCCGGCCGGCTGGATCCGGCGGATGAGGCGCTTGTCCACCAGGACGCGAAGCGCGTCGTAGACCGCTTGACGGGAGATCGAACCGATCTCTCCCCGCACCGTCTCGACGAGCGCGTCCGCCGTGGCATGTGGGAACGCGGACACGGCCCGCAGCACGGCCAGGCGTTGGGCCGTGACCTGCAGACCGTGGTCGCGCAAGCGCTGTCCGTCGCTGGTCATGGAAAGTAGACTAGGACTGATTATGGACATTGTCAAGCCTTCCTCGAACCCATTGTCCCGCTGCGCGCTGGGCTTGACAACATACCAACTAGTCGGTATGATACGAGCATGGCCAAGACAGCGACAGCCCGGCGCAAGCTCCTCGACGCGGCCCTCACGGTGATCCGCGAGAAGGGCTTTGCGGCCACCACGGTGGATGAGCTCTGCGCCCGCGCCGGTGTCAGCAAGGGCGCCTTCTTCCACCACTTCGCGAGCAAGGAGGCGCTGGGCGTCGCGGCGGCCGAGCACTGGTCCGCGGTGACGGGCGCGCTGTTCGAGTCGGCGCCCTATCACCGCCGCGCGACGGCGCTGGACCGCGTGCTGGACTACCTGGCCTTCCGCCGCTCCCTGCTGCGTGGCGGGATCCCCGAGTTCACCTGCGTGGTGGGCACCATGGTGCAGGAGGCCTACGGACTGCACCCCGGCATCCGCGAGGCCTGCGGCGAGAGCATCTTCGGGCACGCCGGCACGCTGGAGGCGGACATCGCCGAGGCGATGCGCGACCACGGGGTGGAGGCGGGCTGGACGGCCGCCAGCCTGGCGGCGCACACCCAGGCCGTGCTTCAGGGCGCGTTCGTCCTGGCCAAGGCCAAGGACGACGTGTCCGTCGCCATCGAGAGCGTGGATCACCTGCGGCGCTACGTCGAACTGCTGTTCACCGGCGCCACGAGCAAACTGAGCGAAGCATGAGAGGAGACGGCGATG of the Candidatus Latescibacterota bacterium genome contains:
- a CDS encoding succinylglutamate desuccinylase/aspartoacylase family protein — its product is MKGRPAFSLGGEHVAAGKAKLCELPVARIPTDPLTWLRLRAKVLHGRRPGRVVWISAAVHGDELGGVEIIRRVLRELDPRLLAGTLIAVPFVNVFGAMGGSRYLPDRRDLNRSFPGSPKGSLAARLANIFLTDIVERCDFGIDLHTGSDGRTNLPQIRADLDDPETRRCAEAFAAPVMMNGKPPAGSLRATTNRQGIHSLLYEAGEALRFDEDAIEMGVAGVLRTLSALEMTPEAAPPAAERPSLEVAAATWLRARRSGLFRARTTLGARVAKGDLVGKINDPFGVASNPVRAREDGVVIGLNLNPLVGQGDALVHLGLLTGA
- a CDS encoding RimK family alpha-L-glutamate ligase, with translation MKIAILSRAPRSYSTRRLREAAASRGHTVRVHDTLRFSIYVEEETPRLFYAGKPIPRYDAVIPRIGASVTFFGNAVVRQFEQMGVLALTPATGIAMSRDKLRAMQILSRHDIGIPPSAFVRDRGDVLDAIARVGGAPVIVKLLEGTQGIGVVLAESEKLAEAIVHMLQVTKQNVLIQKFVAESKGRDIRAIVVGGRVVAAMRRRAQGQEFRSNIHRGGKAEPVALDDIYERTAVKAARILGLRVAGVDILEGADGPQVLEVNSSPGLEGIETATGVDVAGAIVEHLEEQAHLPEVDLRQQLSLGQGYSVAELPVTEASILAWKTLRELHLSDMEVLVLSIRRGGLLLPAPRGATTILPGDMLTCYGKRSALKELIPFAPPKKRGRGKGKA
- a CDS encoding TetR/AcrR family transcriptional regulator translates to MAKTATARRKLLDAALTVIREKGFAATTVDELCARAGVSKGAFFHHFASKEALGVAAAEHWSAVTGALFESAPYHRRATALDRVLDYLAFRRSLLRGGIPEFTCVVGTMVQEAYGLHPGIREACGESIFGHAGTLEADIAEAMRDHGVEAGWTAASLAAHTQAVLQGAFVLAKAKDDVSVAIESVDHLRRYVELLFTGATSKLSEA
- a CDS encoding PD40 domain-containing protein; the protein is MPDGIVGNWVPVQLTIGGESTDAGSMGAWEPGVIQLTNYVGGTGAGEATWSPDGEWIYYTRRMGAGESPPNQYDIWRVPSRGGAPVRVTNTSYNENWPDIWSNTGQIAFGRDGTENGNLDGDYDIWVAGFGLVEAVDPNFATQGVLDRTPAWSRDVDLGVNIAWSSEDELGRPIIRLGGSVPISIFGAGFNPRFDPLDGRHIVYGSYNGQVPYLYVGDILDGSYTLLNTPETFRGTGDWGVNGKIVYVSGDGLGDLWTIDPDGTNASLLYGSPSSEGGPRWSPTADRVVFGSHRFGNFDLYVYTLPPE
- a CDS encoding lipocalin family protein — protein: MLLLLALLPAVAAAQDAPPPLRTVDHVDLDRYLGRWYEVAHIPNRFQKQCACCSSAEYALQEDGRLRVVNRCVKEDGELDEAGGVAEIVDRESNAKLRVSFVSFLGWRPFWGDYWIIGLDPDYRWAVVGTPDRKYGWVLSWTPALEAADRERVEAVLRDGGYALEAFVTDRQEASP
- a CDS encoding transcriptional repressor, whose protein sequence is MTSDGQRLRDHGLQVTAQRLAVLRAVSAFPHATADALVETVRGEIGSISRQAVYDALRVLVDKRLIRRIQPAGSAARFEDRVNDNHHHLICRSCGAMVDVDCAVGAAPCLTAKDDHGYAIDEAEVVYWGRCPSCQE
- the katG gene encoding catalase/peroxidase HPI → MTDHNADRAGGCPVTGANATVGARSNQAWWPDQLNLKILHQNPPAMNPLGARFNYAKAFKSLNYAALKKDLETLMTDSQDWWPADYGHYGGLFIRMAWHSAGTYRIADGRGGASSGTQRFAPLNSWPDNVNLDKARRLLQPIKQKYGKKISWADLMILAGNVAIESMGLKTFGFGGGREDVWEPEEDIYWGPETTWLGDERYKGERELDNPLAAVQMGLIYVNPEGPNGNPDPVASGRDIRETFARMAMNDYETVALTAGGHTFGKSHGAGDVALVGPEPEAAPIQQMGLGWHNRHGSGKGDDTTGSGLEGSWTSDPARWDHEYLKNLFEYEWELVRSPSGAQQWTPTAASMARKAPAAHDASQRRPLMMTTADMALRMDPIYAPIARHFMEHPKEFEQAFAKAWYKLTHRDMGPIARYLGPEVPSEELIWQDPVPKADYKPVSARDIAALKKQILASGLSVGQLVATAWASASTFRNSDKRGGANGARIRLAPQKDWAANEPARTAKVIKALEKIRKDFNGAQKGGKQVSLADLIVLGGGAAIEKAAADAGHKVEVPFAPGRTDTTQKLTDAESFAPLEPTADGFRNYLGPNRHAGTPEALLVDRAQLLGLSAPEMTALVGGLRVLGANHGETRHGVFTDSPGTLTNDFFRGVLDLDTEWKPAGEHVYEGRDRATGKVKWSGTRVDLVFGSNSQLRAVSEVYGARDGEKLFVKDFVAAWTKVMNADRFDLA